A single Amia ocellicauda isolate fAmiCal2 chromosome 9, fAmiCal2.hap1, whole genome shotgun sequence DNA region contains:
- the LOC136758692 gene encoding alpha-(1,3)-fucosyltransferase 7-like: MEQMFKVLLPAPRLQLLLLPLLLVLLLIWYNPQLLPLGRGAPRPHNVTVLVWHWPFAYAYPLHGDVCNTNNGLPSCHLTDNRSLYEQADAVIFHHREITSRAVVLPINRPRPPGQKWVWMCVESPSRIGNLTWLNGLFNWTLTYQRNADIYVPYGKRIPRRGNSSSSYTIPQKRSDKLACWVVSNYKERHRRTTIAKELSELIPLDMYGHSVNKPLDQRKLWSTISQYRFYLAFENSEHHDYITEKLWRNSYMSGTVPVVLGAPRSDYEAVAPPNSFIHVDDFPSARELAEFLRAVASNETRYQQYFQWHRDWEVQEYRGWLGRICEACVQYHNAPSRKVYQDLQGWFGS, translated from the coding sequence ATGGAACAGATGTTCAAGGTGCTGCTGCCAGCACCACGCCTGCAGCTCCTGCTCCTCCCtctgctccttgtgctcctgctGATCTGGTACAACCCGCAGCTGCTGCCCCTGGGCAGAGGAGCCCCCCGCCCCCACAACGTCACCGTTCTGGTCTGGCACTGGCCATTTGCCTATGCCTACCCCCTGCATGGTGACGTGTGCAACACTAACAATGGCCTCCCCAGCTGCCATCTCACTGACAACCGCTCCCTCTATGAGCAGGCGGACGCAGTGATCTTCCACCACCGAGAGATCACCAGCCGGGCCGTGGTTCTGCCCATTAACCGGCCCCGGCCTCCTGGACAGAAGTGGGTCTGGATGTGTGTAGAATCACCGTCCCGCATCGGAAACCTGACCTGGCTCAACGGCCTCTTCAACTGGACCCTGACCTACCAGCGCAACGCAGATATCTACGTTCCCTACGGGAAGCGGATACCCAGGAGGGGgaatagcagcagcagctacACAATCCCCCAGAAGCGCTCAGACAAGCTGGCCTGCTGGGTGGTGAGCAACTACAAGGAGAGACACAGGAGGACCACGATTGCCAAGGAGCTGAGTGAGCTGATTCCCCTGGACATGTATGGACACTCTGTGAACAAGCCACTGGACCAACGCAAGCTGTGGAGCACCATCTCACAGTACCGCTTCTACCTGGCGTTTGAGAACTCAGAGCACCACGACTACATCACTGAGAAGCTGTGGCGCAACTCTTACATGTCCGGCACGGTGCCCGTGGTGCTGGGTGCCCCCCGCTCCGACTACGAGGCCGTGGCCCCCCCCAACTCCTTTATTCATGTGGACGACTTCCCCTCTGCGCGGGAGCTCGCTGAATTCCTGCGCGCAGTGGCCTCCAATGAGACACGCTACCAGCAGTATTTCCAGTGGCACCGTGACTGGGAGGTGCAGGAGTACAGGGGTTGGCTAGGCAGGATCTGTGAGGCCTGCGTCCAGTACCACAATGCGCCCTCCAGGAAGGTGTACCAGGATCTGCAGGGCTGGTTTGGCAGCTAA